Proteins from a genomic interval of Aquabacterium sp. J223:
- a CDS encoding HpcH/HpaI aldolase/citrate lyase family protein, whose product MKPIRSFLFVPGVRESWIDKVVNAGADALILDLEDSVPIDAKAQAREVVARKIAGLAAAGQRVYVRINRSPFMYSMEDLLAVVVPGLEGIVLSKPNGPEDIHMASMMVSEAELRNGIAAGTVGLVPTLETARSIQFAHDIALAPRVTAIVCAAAKNGDVARSVGFQWTRDGLESLPFKSATVIAARAAGKLPLTGLWQEVHDLEGLKVAAAAHRRMGFVGEMLLHPSNVAPVNAAYSPSDEDVAYYQGMIDAFAAAQAAGRAAVIYDGEHIDYAHVKTAREIVEQAAQFRAGR is encoded by the coding sequence ATGAAGCCCATCCGTTCCTTCCTGTTCGTGCCGGGCGTGCGCGAGTCGTGGATCGACAAGGTGGTCAACGCCGGCGCCGACGCGCTGATCCTCGACCTCGAGGACAGCGTGCCCATCGACGCCAAGGCGCAGGCGCGCGAGGTGGTGGCGCGCAAGATCGCCGGCCTGGCCGCGGCCGGCCAGCGCGTCTACGTGCGCATCAACCGCAGCCCGTTCATGTACAGCATGGAGGACCTGCTCGCGGTGGTGGTGCCCGGGCTCGAGGGCATCGTGCTGTCCAAGCCGAACGGCCCGGAAGACATCCACATGGCCTCGATGATGGTGTCCGAGGCCGAACTGCGCAACGGCATCGCGGCCGGCACCGTCGGCCTGGTGCCGACGCTGGAGACCGCGCGCTCCATCCAGTTCGCGCACGACATCGCGCTCGCGCCGCGTGTCACCGCCATCGTCTGCGCGGCGGCCAAGAACGGCGACGTGGCGCGCTCGGTCGGCTTCCAGTGGACCCGCGATGGGCTGGAGAGCCTGCCGTTCAAGTCGGCCACGGTGATCGCCGCGCGCGCGGCCGGCAAGCTGCCGCTGACTGGCCTGTGGCAGGAGGTGCACGACCTCGAAGGGCTGAAGGTTGCGGCCGCCGCGCACCGCCGCATGGGCTTCGTCGGCGAGATGCTGCTGCATCCGTCCAACGTGGCGCCGGTCAACGCGGCCTACAGCCCTTCGGACGAGGACGTTGCCTACTACCAGGGAATGATCGACGCGTTCGCCGCCGCGCAGGCCGCGGGTCGGGCCGCGGTGATCTACGACGGCGAGCACATCGACTACGCCCACGTGAAGACCGCCCGCGAGATCGTCGAGCAGGCGGCGCAGTTCCGCGCCGGCCGCTGA
- a CDS encoding AMP-binding protein, whose product MSAGAVPTDTGYVWHPGAELVQASNIKAFLDDLGVADYEALLARADADPAWFWAAVLRRLQFYRPYEQLVDESRGKPFARWCVGGTTNLVLNCIDRHRGTPTWQREALVWEGEGGNIVRWTYADLAAEVSRLAGGLASLGLQQGDVVGLFLPNIPQAVAAFLACAKIGLVALPLFSGFGVAALRDRLAAARAVALVTADASTRRGTVAPMKAVADEALQSLPALRHVVVVRHLGIELAWQPGRDHAYDELVAGRSDELPTLELPADAPLMLMYTSGTTGKPKGTVHTHIGFAAKMLLDLGIVMDLKASDRLLWMSDMGWLVGPMVAVGVPLAGATLVLAAGSPDYPDRGRMWRLIEQFEVSFLGLAPTTARSFIGSGGGDIERHDLSSLRICASTGEVWTPEAWHWTFDKVCRRQVPILNYSGGTEVGGGILCGTVLHPIKPCTLSRALPGMGAAVVDDQGRDVPRGVVGELVLRHPSIGLTRSLWHDDERYLDSYWSAMPGLWRHGDWAVIDADGYWSILGRSDDTLKIAGKRTGPSEIEALLAATGHVVESAVVGLPDAVKGQAVCCVVTLMPGTTLSADVRAALSKAVVDGLGTPFRPKFIVAVAELPKTRNMKIMRRVVRAACLGEDAGDLSSLVNPEAVAALRLELEQAGHRP is encoded by the coding sequence ATGAGCGCGGGAGCGGTTCCAACCGACACCGGCTACGTCTGGCATCCCGGCGCTGAGCTCGTGCAGGCGAGCAACATCAAGGCGTTTCTCGACGACCTGGGCGTCGCCGACTACGAGGCGCTGCTGGCGCGCGCCGATGCCGACCCCGCGTGGTTCTGGGCCGCGGTGCTGCGCCGCCTGCAGTTCTACCGCCCCTACGAGCAGCTGGTCGACGAATCGCGCGGCAAGCCCTTCGCGCGCTGGTGCGTCGGCGGCACCACCAACCTGGTGCTCAACTGCATCGACCGCCACCGCGGCACGCCCACCTGGCAGCGCGAGGCGCTGGTGTGGGAAGGCGAGGGCGGCAACATCGTGCGCTGGACCTACGCCGACCTGGCGGCGGAAGTGAGCCGCCTGGCCGGCGGGCTGGCCTCGCTCGGCCTGCAGCAGGGCGACGTGGTGGGCCTGTTCCTGCCCAACATCCCGCAGGCGGTGGCCGCCTTCCTGGCCTGCGCCAAGATCGGGCTGGTCGCGCTGCCGCTGTTCTCCGGCTTCGGCGTGGCCGCGCTGCGCGACCGCCTGGCCGCGGCGCGCGCCGTCGCGCTGGTCACCGCCGATGCCAGCACACGACGCGGCACGGTCGCGCCCATGAAGGCGGTGGCCGACGAAGCGCTGCAGTCGCTGCCCGCGCTGCGCCACGTCGTGGTCGTACGCCACCTCGGCATCGAGCTCGCTTGGCAGCCGGGGCGCGACCATGCCTACGACGAGCTGGTGGCCGGCCGCAGCGACGAGCTGCCCACGCTCGAGCTGCCCGCCGACGCGCCGCTGATGCTGATGTACACCTCGGGCACCACCGGCAAGCCCAAGGGTACGGTGCACACCCACATCGGCTTCGCCGCCAAGATGCTGCTCGACCTCGGCATCGTGATGGACCTGAAGGCCAGCGACCGCCTGCTGTGGATGAGCGACATGGGCTGGCTGGTCGGGCCGATGGTGGCGGTCGGCGTGCCGCTGGCCGGCGCCACGCTGGTGCTCGCGGCCGGCAGCCCCGACTACCCGGACCGCGGCCGCATGTGGCGGCTCATCGAGCAGTTCGAGGTCAGTTTTCTCGGCCTCGCGCCGACCACCGCCCGCAGCTTCATCGGCAGCGGCGGCGGCGACATCGAGCGCCACGATCTCTCGTCGCTGCGCATCTGCGCCTCCACGGGCGAGGTCTGGACCCCCGAGGCCTGGCACTGGACCTTCGACAAGGTGTGCCGCCGGCAGGTGCCCATCCTCAACTACTCGGGCGGCACCGAGGTCGGGGGCGGCATCCTCTGCGGCACGGTGCTGCACCCCATCAAGCCCTGCACGCTCAGCCGAGCGCTGCCCGGCATGGGCGCCGCGGTGGTCGACGACCAGGGCCGCGACGTGCCGCGCGGCGTGGTCGGCGAGCTGGTGCTGCGCCACCCCTCGATCGGCCTCACGCGCAGCCTGTGGCACGACGACGAGCGCTACCTCGACAGCTACTGGTCGGCGATGCCGGGCCTGTGGCGCCACGGCGACTGGGCGGTGATCGATGCCGACGGCTACTGGAGCATCCTCGGCCGCTCCGACGACACGCTGAAGATCGCCGGCAAGCGCACCGGCCCGTCGGAGATCGAGGCCTTGCTCGCGGCCACCGGCCACGTCGTGGAGTCGGCCGTGGTCGGCCTGCCCGACGCGGTGAAGGGGCAGGCGGTGTGCTGCGTCGTCACGCTGATGCCCGGCACGACGCTGAGCGCCGACGTGCGCGCGGCCTTGTCCAAGGCGGTCGTCGACGGGCTGGGCACGCCGTTCCGGCCCAAGTTCATCGTCGCCGTGGCCGAGCTGCCCAAGACCCGCAACATGAAGATCATGCGGCGCGTGGTGCGCGCCGCTTGCCTCGGCGAGGACGCCGGCGACCTCTCTTCGCTGGTCAATCCCGAGGCCGTGGCCGCGTTGAGGCTCGAACTCGAGCAGGCCGGCCACCGTCCCTGA
- a CDS encoding MaoC family dehydratase — protein MAAAPSGKYFEELEVGNAYPHAVTRTVTETDNLLFCALTHNTQPLHLDEEFGKNSIYGTRVVNSIYTLGLVVGVGVTELTLGTTLGNLGFGEITFPNPVRIGDTIRAETHVVDRRESRSRPDSGIVEFETRGYNQRNELVATVRRKALMMRKTPGTAAA, from the coding sequence ATGGCCGCTGCCCCTTCCGGCAAGTATTTCGAAGAGCTCGAGGTCGGCAATGCCTACCCGCATGCCGTGACCCGTACCGTCACCGAGACCGACAACCTCCTGTTCTGCGCGCTCACCCACAACACGCAGCCGCTGCACCTCGACGAGGAATTCGGCAAGAACTCGATCTACGGCACGCGCGTGGTCAACAGCATCTACACGCTGGGCTTGGTGGTCGGCGTCGGCGTCACCGAACTCACGCTGGGCACCACCCTCGGCAACCTCGGCTTCGGCGAGATCACCTTCCCGAACCCGGTGCGCATCGGCGACACCATCCGCGCCGAGACTCATGTCGTCGATCGCCGCGAATCGCGCTCGCGGCCCGATTCGGGGATCGTCGAATTCGAGACGCGCGGCTACAACCAGCGCAACGAGCTCGTCGCGACGGTGCGGCGCAAGGCGCTGATGATGCGCAAGACGCCGGGCACGGCGGCAGCGTGA